Within the Pelagovum pacificum genome, the region GAGGCGATGACCCCGAGCGTGGCGAAGAACATGGCGTGCCGGTCACGCGGGATCACCTGGGTCGAGATCGGTTCGGGCCGGAGGCCGAGTTTCTCGCAGACATGCTCTTCGACACGGGGGTCGATGTTGGCGAAGGTGCCGACCGCGCCGGAGATCGCGCCGGTGGCGATCTCGTAGCGCGCCGTCTCGAGCCGGTTCCGGTTGCGGTCCATCTCGGCGTAGAAGCGCGCGAAGGTCAGGCCCATCGTCGTCGGCTCGGCATGGATGCCGTGGCTGCGGCCGATGCGGACGGTGTCCTTGTGCTCCATCGCGCGGCGCTTCAGCGCGGCGAGCAGGCCGTCGAGGTCGGCGAGCAGGATGTCGGCGGCGCGGACGAGCTGGATGTTGAGCGTCGTGTCGAGTACGTCCGAGCTGGTCATGCCCTGGTGGACGAAGCGGGCGTCCTCGGAGCCGATATGTTCGGCGAGATGCGTCAGGAACGCGATCACGTCATGCTTCGTCACCGCCTCGATCTCGTCGATGCGGGCGACGTCGAACTCGACATCCTTGGCCTTCCAGACGGCGTCCGCGTTGGCGCGGGGAATGACGCCGAGGTCCGCCATCGCGTCGCAGGCGTGCGCCTCGATCTCGTACCAGATGCGGAACTTGGTCGCGGGCTCCCAGATGGCAACCATGTCTGGGCGGGCATAGCGGGGGATCATCGGCGCACCTTTCCTGTCTCGGGCAGCTGCGTCCTAGCGCCGCGATGCGGGCTTCACAAGCGGGTGGGCGGAC harbors:
- the purB gene encoding adenylosuccinate lyase, whose product is MIPRYARPDMVAIWEPATKFRIWYEIEAHACDAMADLGVIPRANADAVWKAKDVEFDVARIDEIEAVTKHDVIAFLTHLAEHIGSEDARFVHQGMTSSDVLDTTLNIQLVRAADILLADLDGLLAALKRRAMEHKDTVRIGRSHGIHAEPTTMGLTFARFYAEMDRNRNRLETARYEIATGAISGAVGTFANIDPRVEEHVCEKLGLRPEPISTQVIPRDRHAMFFATLGVIASSIENIATEIRHMQRTEVLEAEEFFSAGQKGSSAMPHKRNPVLTENLTGLARLVRSSVTPALENVALWHERDISHSSVERGIAPDATIHLDFALARLTGVVDKLVIYPETMLANLHKFRGLVMSQRVLLALTQAGTSREDAYRLVQRNAMKVWEEGKDFREELLADEEVRAALSEDEINEKFDLGYHTKHVDTIFARVFGTD